AAGTAACATTacagtaataattttaaaagtcactaCTGTGGGtacactgggttttttttttaaagaatcatacTTAAGTTTGGAAAACACTGTAGGCTTGTAAGAATTCACAAGGCAAtgtatattttctccattttgaaaCTAAATACCATTTTTGATCAAATACTCCTTAATAGGTAGAATTATGTATCTTGTCTGAATATTGTATAGTGAAGAAATTCATTATGAATTTAGCTTCTCATGGACCATTTCTCAGTTTAGTTTTTCCacgagaaaaaaaaattggaggcatattcttcaataaaaaagtgAGTGAGATGAAGTATATTCCAAGCAAAATGGCCTATAGCCTTTAAACAAaaatcatatatacatacagtctattttctatttgaaaaatgAGTTAGTGTTAAAGTTTTATCAGAGATGGATGTGGTAGATTTTAGTaaagttcttgatttttttatttgcttcctgTAAGATTTTCTATCCCTAGCACATTGACTTTTGGCTTCTTCCTAGCATATGCTTTGGCCAATAGAATATGAGATGACATATTTGAACTGAAGTTTTAGATATAGTTTTATAATTTGCCTCAGCCTTTTATAGCTCTGTCCTTAGGTCAACAAGGTGTCTTAGATAGGGGCTGCTTCTTCAACTGGGatctcagaaggagaagagaagcaCACCTGCAATCAGGTCTATTGCCCGGAGCAGGATTTTAGCCAACGATCAACTGCTGTGTGGTGCAGGGATAAAAGTAAATGTCTACAACAAAAGCTGACTAAGGCATAAAAATGTGCCTCTTCAACAAAAGCATTGAATtatcaaaattaatatttttgtgtcACTATAACAGTAGAAGAAAGCATCTGGAGGGGTTTCCTTCACATTCGGAGGGGTACTTGAGGTTATAAGACTTCAAATAGATGTCTTGTGTCTTGGGGAGATTCTCAAAAAGGCTGAATCTGAGTTTGAGAGACTCAAGCAATTTATAGATAGAGGTATCTTTAGCACAGAATCCAAGCAGTGGTTTCATATATGAGCCCCAAACTGAAAGTACAAAGGTAGATGTTTGAAATGAAGGTGTTGATTTTTAATCAAGGGCCCCTTGAGTGGGAAACCCATGAAACATATTCAGAATAAATAGCAgatagaattaatttttttaaagatcaggaAGACCAACTATTTGAAAGAGAACAGAACCTACATGTGAACTTAAAACTTTAATGGAATATTGCTCCTTTAcagattattaaaaaaatcatacctCAAGTGATGGTCATGTTTCTGTAGCGTTTTATTCAGTAGAGGTCACTATTTACCTTTACACAGAATAGTTCTGAAAACTTCAAGGGCTTAAAAAGGTCAACAGAGAGATGGTTCTTTGGCATAGGCTGTGTAGATGTTCAGTCTTATGAGAAAACAACTTATGTTCTTAGCTGGGTTctggaaaagtaaaaagaatatacaaaagGGTGACTTTTAGAATCCAgttcaaaatagaagaaaaagggaaaggagaaTGACTGATATTCCCATTTCTCTCCACATGTGAATCTCCCATTTGTTTGCAAAGTGCTACAGACTGAGGTGCAATGAAATTGGAACCTGGTGATCAATTAGATCTTGATTTGCAGGGGGTGTTGAAACACTCAATCCATCTGATTGCCACCGCTAACCTACTGACTGATTAACCAAGAAGTGTTTCTTGATTTCTGAAAAGCCCTAAAAGCAAGCCAAGTGGGGGCggtgtggggagaggggggaGCAGAGGGTAACCGTTAGTGAATGAAAAAAGGTTTCAGTATTAGAATCTTTATCTTCTGGAGTGGGATCTGATACTGATATTGGTAATAGCCAAGGTAACAGATTTTAGAAATtgtctctttctccattttctaagATCACAGCAATGACTTACCTGAAAGTGCTGAGTACCCATTACCTGAAAAATTGTAACAACTGGATTTCAGAAGggattttcaattttaaataaaatgtctacACCACCAGAGTCTTATACTTCTTGTTAAATCTTGCCTCATTTTTCTCCCCCCAAGTACtgggttttacttttttttttgcaaagtcaTCCTGGAATAGTCTTTGTAGAACAGACTAGAACTTTACTGCAGAGAGGGACCTTAGAATTAATCTGATGTCCCCTATCCCTCTCCATAATtctagagatgagaaaacagattcaGGAGCCTTAGGCTCTCACGGTTAGGCAGCAACCGTGTCGGGTCTGGATTACAAGTCTCTTGCCTTCCAAGTCTTTCACACTCTCCGAAGTCATCACAGATTAGTTTGTGATCAACACTTTTAGTCCTTTAATTCACTCACAATCTTTTGAGCAGTGTTACAGCCAAACTATtctgttgttttctcttttatagtCCCAACATTAAGACAGTTTGGGAAAAGAGTGCATCTCACTACTGACCCTTTGTGGCAGttagaggaaaacatttttaacagtTAAGTTTGAGATTTGAGTGTTCAGTGTGTCTATTTTGATACTGTCAATGACACTGACTTCCACTAGTTATTTAGCACATATGAATCATGTTATagtttcaaaatacttttctatCAATAGTAACTTCTTAGCATGATTCAGGctagttttattatttcctcctcctccaaacAGCTTTCCTGGTCACACCATATTTGATTAACGTGATGAATTGCCCAGATGCTTAGCTGTCTGAACTCCTAAAGAGTGCATGGTGTCAGACAAAAGCTTTAGACTAAAGGTAGGGACTCTTACCTCTGGGGTGTCTGGATGCCAAGGGCAAGGTTGAGAATGGGCAACAGAGGATTTAGAAGAAATAGGACAATCTGCATTCCCTGATGGCAACTGAAAAGTTCACAGGTATTCTAGTTCATCGGTAGTTCCAAGAGTCTTGGGAGACCCTACTCATTCTGGAAATGTAGTGCTGTGGTGCAGGGCAGGATAAAGGCGATGAGAAGGGTCACTGGCAGAGTTCAGTTCATCCTGACTGACcccttacctcaagaaacaactCACATTCTCAGGGGACTCTGGGAACATATACCAACACTGGTCTGTTCCTACTTGCTGTTGACAAGAGTGGGACACCTTGAGTGTGCCTTTAATTCCAAACCTCGGATCAGAATAAGGCTCTCCATGGGCGTGACTCAAATAAAAGCTCTTTGAATCACGTTTGAATCTGAGTCACTTGCCagtcttttctttgtcctgtaaAAACAATTTAAGCACTGAGATCTAAGCCAGGCTTTTTGATTCCCAGGCTTTTCCCTCTCAGCAGCATTTCATCTCAGCTCTGCCATGGGAACAGTAAGATCTCTTTCAGGCATTGATTTTAAAGACCACTTGATACAAGCAGATTTGGGGGTATTTGAGGGCTTGGGAGAGTCGCTTGAAATTACTGTCAGTTCATGCTGTAAAGCTCTCTCTGCCCTTGGGACACATGGCCTGCCAGATGGCCCCATAAATCCGATTATCCTCACCTTTCGTCTTCCTCCTTCCATATGAAAACTTCTGTAATTTTCCAGCAACTTCAGGGGAGTTAAACAAATAGAGCCTACCAGAAGTTCTGACCCTCCATTGCCACCAATACACTGATGATGCATCATCATGAGTTATATTTTTAGAGGCTTGCAAGTGTTATATCAGGCTGGCTCATATTTAGGTCACCTCCTCACCTCCCCCAAATCCCTCTGACTTTTAAAGACCTGAGAGTCTACAAACCATACTTGCAAAAAATTCTGAGTCACCTAAACTTCCATGTCTCATGCTACTGTTTAATTCTGTCCTCTTGATTTCCAAAGACCTGCCTAGTGGACCTTGAATTGTACCTGAATTTCATGTCAATAAGAGAAGCTGAATATTCCAACACTCACCCTTTTAAATTCTTTCCCAGTTTCAGGAACTTCATTATCTTGTGTTTCACATACCTATTTCTACCCTCTTTCCTGTACAATCTCAAATCTTGAGACTGTCAGATGAGGGGCATGGTTAGTCTTCATCACTTGGGGTATCACCCCTCTTGCAGTCAAGAGCATTATGTAGCCAGATACCTTTTGAAAGTTTCTCTCACCCCCCCCCaccaaaattaaacaaacaaacagaaccacTCTAAAACTTTCTTACCCACCCCCGGTAGTACTGCACCTGGTATCCCATGTCTCTCACTGCTCTAGTAAGAAGGTGGGCAGTTTGAGCATACTGGCAAAGAGCtcactatatattttttacattataaTAAAGTGTGCAATTAAGTGTAGACTTAGGGGTCACATTCTAACAGAATTCTCTCCTTTCTGCTCAGAGAATTCAGTGGTCCTATGGTTCAAAATGGTCTGTTATCAAAATCCTTTGCTGCTACTGGGCATTCTGGTTTCGATGCTTTCAGTGGGGGTTAGATGCTTCCTTATATCAGAATCAGAGGGAACTAGAAAAGTAAAGACATGAAGTTGGAAAGACAGGGACTGTTAAAGGAGCCATAGAAAGACTGGAAAGGGAAAGCAGTAAGCTAAGGAATAGTGCTCACACAGCTGTAGGACAGCCGTGCCACATGAAAATGCAAGGATACATGGATACTCCAGGGGAAATTATATTctgtatactctgaaaacaacttGCTGGTTAGCTGGAGCTGTGggttgtgggggtgggagggggaggtaCCTGTAACAGGACAAGGAACTCTGCTGTCCGCCTTAGCACCCAGCATGGTGCCTGCCCAGAGAGTAGCTgccagtgagtgtgtgtgtaagaaACATAATCCTGGCCAAACCACCCAACGTTTTTAGACAAACTATACATTTCTGTGACAGTCACTTTCAGTGCCCCACAAGCCCCATTTATGTCAGgatttgtgggaaaaaaatgacCTGACATACAGGAAAGTATAGGGCCTCGATTGGCTACAGTTCATCTAGCTGTACAGAGGGGGGAAACGCCAAATGGAGACAAGCTCAGTTGTTTGCTTCCCCCGCCTGAGAACCCCGCCGTGGGCGTCTTCTACATTATTGTCTTCCAGGCTCCTGCCCAGCTTCTCCTGTCTGCACCTCGTGGAACACCTGGCAACCCACGAGTTGGCCAGGGCCAGTTCTGTGGTTAACAGGGAAGTCTCCTGGAGACagtcctctcctctcccttggTGGCTCCCACCTGCACCAGCCGCACTGCTTCTCGCGCCTCTACAAAGACGGAGAGGTCGAAGCACGTTTCTGTGCGGTGCAGCAAGCCTCCCCGAATCAGCCTCCAGCAAGGCCCCTACACCAACAGGGTCCTCGGATCGCCTCGGGGATCCCTGAGGGTGCTCCCCGCCCCACGCCCCGATTacattctccctccccaactccaGGCCGGCTTCTCCGGCCCACGCCGCAGCTTAAGGGGCGTCCCCGGGCCGCCCGGCGGCGCGGTttggactgggggtggggagcaggcggATGGCGGGAAGCGGAGTGGGGGGCGCCCGCGCTCGCGCGCCTCGCTGCCCCGCGCGGGATTTGCCGCCCTCAGCTGCAGCAGCTGCAGCGGCGGGAAGAAGGGTGGAGGGCGGTGAGGAGGGCTGGAGCCCGGGCCAGCAGGGAGGGGGGCCGGGAGGCAGTGCCAGGCGAGTCGGAGGGGTGCTCGGCGCTCCCCCGCCCTCCTTCCGGGGGCCAGGATGCAGACTCTGAAACCGGCGCTGCTGGGCTGAGGCGGAGGCAGGGGAGTTGCAGCGCGCGCGGCTCGGTGAGTGTGTCTCCTGAGCGCGGAGGGGCGGGGGAGGCGGAGGccgaggaggaggcggaggagggggAGAATGCCCGGAGCCGCCGtcgctgctgccgccgccgccgcgatGCTCCCGGCTCAGGAGGCTGCCAAGCTGTACCACACCAACTATGTGCGGAACTCGCGGGCCATCGGCGTGCTGTGGGCCATCTTCACCATCTGCTTTGCCATCGTCAACGTGGTGTGCTTCATCCAGCCCTACTGGATCGGCGACGGCGTGGACACCCCGCAAGCCGGCTATTTCGGGCTCTTCCACTACTGCATCGGCAACGGCTTCTCCCGGGAGCTGACCTGCAGGGGCAGCTTCACGGACTTCTCCACGCTGCCCTCGGGCGCCTTCAAAGCCGCCTCCTTCTTCATCGGCCTCTCCATGATGCTCATCATCGCCTGCATCATTTGCTTtaccctcttcttcttctgcaaCACGGCTACCGTGTACAAGATCTGTGCCTGGATGCAGCTCACCTCCGGTGAGTGCGCGCTCACCTCCGCGGAGGCGGGGGACCTCGGGGCGCGAGCGGGAGGACGGGGACTGTGCGTGCCGCCGGGCGCCCGCAACTTAATCGGCTCGGGCTCGGGGCGTGGGGGCGGGAGCCTTGGGAGGCCGGGAGCTCCGGGGTTCCCCAGCTCCGGGCTTTCGAGAATCTCCCAGGCGCGGGGACGCCCTCCAAAGGGGTGCGCCGCAGGCAGGGCGGCTGCTGGGCCGAGTTCGCTCCTAA
This portion of the Manis javanica isolate MJ-LG chromosome 6, MJ_LKY, whole genome shotgun sequence genome encodes:
- the LHFPL3 gene encoding LHFPL tetraspan subfamily member 3 protein isoform X2, which codes for MPGAAVAAAAAAAMLPAQEAAKLYHTNYVRNSRAIGVLWAIFTICFAIVNVVCFIQPYWIGDGVDTPQAGYFGLFHYCIGNGFSRELTCRGSFTDFSTLPSGAFKAASFFIGLSMMLIIACIICFTLFFFCNTATVYKICAWMQLTSAACLVLGCMIFPDGWDSDEVKRMCGEKTDKYTLGACSVRWAYILAIIGILDALILSFLAFVLGNRQDSLMAEELKAENKDDGNA
- the LHFPL3 gene encoding LHFPL tetraspan subfamily member 3 protein isoform X1, producing the protein MPGAAVAAAAAAAMLPAQEAAKLYHTNYVRNSRAIGVLWAIFTICFAIVNVVCFIQPYWIGDGVDTPQAGYFGLFHYCIGNGFSRELTCRGSFTDFSTLPSGAFKAASFFIGLSMMLIIACIICFTLFFFCNTATVYKICAWMQLTSAACLVLGCMIFPDGWDSDEVKRMCGEKTDKYTLGACSVRWAYILAIIGILDALILSFLAFVLGNRQDSLMAEELKAENKVLLSQYSLE